From Paenibacillus polymyxa, the proteins below share one genomic window:
- a CDS encoding glycosyltransferase family 2 protein, with the protein MCTETITIASPIRNRAWILPLYLEHIRNIEYPKNKIELLFVVNDSQDESLNILTEFKKTHHEYKKIRIEKYNRNVPEDKRDLSTRNNYVYTHLSILKNYVMTKARTDRLLFVDSDILVQPDIINNLLKSNKDIISGLIWNGYIANIDKPYLYPNIMKITEQGLYKHIVNSYVKKAPSLSSSFLIKVDLTGAVIMLSRKVYKSVKYGFHPQGEDAYFCKMAQDKGFELFCDLSVFSNHIMSPEYLREFLNETKNNTLSTHP; encoded by the coding sequence ATTTGTACAGAAACTATTACAATAGCATCTCCAATTAGAAATAGAGCTTGGATACTTCCTTTATATCTTGAACACATCAGAAATATTGAATATCCCAAAAATAAAATTGAGTTACTGTTTGTTGTAAATGATTCTCAAGATGAGTCACTTAACATATTGACTGAATTCAAGAAAACTCATCACGAATATAAAAAAATACGAATTGAGAAATATAACCGCAATGTCCCAGAAGACAAACGAGATTTAAGCACTAGGAATAACTATGTATACACTCATTTGAGTATTTTAAAGAATTATGTCATGACCAAAGCCAGAACAGATAGATTGTTATTTGTCGACAGTGATATCCTTGTTCAACCTGATATTATTAATAATCTACTCAAATCAAACAAAGATATTATTTCAGGATTGATTTGGAACGGATATATAGCTAATATCGATAAGCCTTACCTTTATCCCAACATCATGAAGATAACTGAACAGGGATTGTACAAACACATCGTAAACAGTTATGTCAAAAAAGCCCCCTCTCTCTCCTCTTCATTTCTTATAAAAGTTGATCTTACAGGGGCAGTTATTATGTTAAGCCGTAAAGTCTACAAGTCAGTAAAATACGGATTTCATCCGCAAGGCGAGGATGCATACTTTTGTAAAATGGCTCAGGACAAAGGGTTTGAGCTTTTTTGTGATTTAAGTGTGTTTTCGAATCATATTATGAGTCCAGAATATTTAAGGGAGTTCTTAAATGAAACAAAAAATAATACTTTATCCACCCACCCTTAA